One Bacteroidota bacterium genomic window carries:
- a CDS encoding zf-TFIIB domain-containing protein, whose protein sequence is MKCPNCNVNLVMTDRSGIEIDYCPDCRGVWLDRGELDKIIERSSQNIKDVQHDHYSEKQRYVADKEYHYKKRKGLLGELFDF, encoded by the coding sequence ATGAAATGTCCAAATTGTAATGTTAATCTTGTAATGACTGACAGAAGTGGAATAGAGATTGACTACTGTCCGGATTGCCGTGGTGTTTGGCTTGACCGTGGCGAACTTGATAAAATAATTGAACGTTCGTCACAAAACATAAAAGATGTACAGCACGATCACTATTCTGAAAAACAAAGATATGTAGCTGATAAGGAATATCACTATAAAAAGAGAAAAGGATTGTTGGGTGAATTGTTTGATTTTTAA
- the recR gene encoding recombination protein RecR: MNKTYPSQLLTAAVEQFSGLPGIGERTALRMVLFLLKQGKSKSLLFTHAIEEFLQHVKFCTTCHNLSDTELCAICASPKRDRNTICVVESIKDILSIEQTQQYNGLYHVLGGTISPMEGIGPQDLTIDSLLARLQDNSVAEVILALSTTMEGDTTNYFLNRKLKPTGVKVSIIARGISIGNELEFTDEITLGRSILNRQPFDA, encoded by the coding sequence ATGAACAAAACCTATCCCTCGCAATTACTGACTGCTGCCGTGGAGCAATTCTCCGGTTTGCCGGGCATTGGTGAGCGTACTGCACTGCGTATGGTTTTGTTTTTACTGAAACAGGGAAAAAGCAAATCGCTGCTATTCACCCATGCCATCGAAGAATTCCTGCAACATGTTAAGTTTTGCACTACCTGCCATAACCTCTCCGATACTGAGCTTTGTGCCATTTGTGCATCGCCCAAACGCGATCGTAACACTATTTGTGTGGTAGAAAGCATTAAGGATATTCTTTCGATCGAACAGACCCAGCAATACAATGGACTTTACCATGTCTTGGGTGGAACGATCTCGCCCATGGAAGGCATAGGGCCGCAGGATTTAACCATCGACAGTTTACTTGCCCGATTGCAGGACAATTCGGTTGCAGAAGTGATATTGGCCCTTAGCACCACCATGGAAGGCGATACGACCAATTATTTCCTGAACCGTAAGTTAAAACCTACGGGAGTGAAAGTATCAATTATTGCAAGAGGTATCTCGATAGGAAATGAACTTGAGTTTACCGACGAAATCACCTTAGGCAGGTCAATCCTTAACCGGCAACCATTCGATGCTTAA
- a CDS encoding sodium:solute symporter, with product MSPTTIIFFILAYFGILVIMGIITSRKANNLSFFIGNRKSPWYLVAFGMIGASLSGVTFLSVPGWVLTNKFFYMQMVMGYFMGYLVIVFVLLPIYYRMQLTSIYTYLNERYGKISYKTGASLFLVSRLIGSAFRLFLVANVLQLVVFDKINVPFSMTVALTLIFIWIYTFRGGIKTIVWTDTFQTFFMLLAVLLSVWYIVQSMDIGFFGAAKMIAKSEYGQVFDFSNWRSESFFIKYFLSGAFITIVMTGLDQDMMQKNLSCRSLRDAQKNMLSYSAAFVPVNLLFLSLGALLYIYASQNGILLPERTDDVFQHIAMNGYLPAIVGVLFILGLIAAAYSTADSALTALTTSFLIDILGAGQMPEARLKRTRIIVHLGMSLMIALIIIVFNAFNNASVISSLFKAAGYTYGPLLAMFAFGIFSKRQIHEKYIPVLAIASPVAMFFLNKYSAELFWGYKMGFEVLIYNAIIVLAGMFFLSYRKV from the coding sequence ATGTCGCCAACCACCATCATTTTCTTCATTCTGGCCTATTTTGGAATTCTGGTTATCATGGGAATTATTACTTCCCGTAAGGCCAATAACCTGTCATTTTTTATTGGCAACCGCAAATCGCCCTGGTACCTTGTGGCTTTTGGTATGATCGGAGCCTCCCTCTCAGGAGTTACTTTTTTGTCGGTTCCCGGATGGGTGCTTACCAACAAGTTTTTTTACATGCAAATGGTAATGGGTTACTTCATGGGTTATCTGGTAATTGTGTTTGTTCTTCTACCAATTTATTACCGAATGCAACTGACTTCTATCTATACCTATTTGAACGAACGCTATGGAAAGATAAGCTATAAAACGGGGGCCAGTCTTTTCCTTGTATCGCGATTAATTGGTTCTGCCTTTCGCTTGTTTCTGGTAGCCAATGTGTTGCAACTGGTTGTTTTCGATAAAATAAATGTACCCTTTTCAATGACAGTGGCTCTTACTCTGATATTCATCTGGATTTATACCTTTCGGGGTGGAATTAAAACCATTGTATGGACCGATACCTTTCAGACCTTTTTTATGCTGTTAGCCGTATTGCTTTCTGTTTGGTATATTGTACAGTCGATGGATATTGGTTTTTTCGGTGCAGCAAAAATGATTGCAAAAAGTGAGTACGGACAGGTATTTGATTTCTCGAATTGGCGTTCGGAGAGTTTTTTCATAAAATATTTTCTCAGTGGGGCTTTTATTACCATTGTAATGACCGGACTGGACCAGGATATGATGCAGAAGAATCTGAGTTGCCGCAGTTTGAGAGATGCACAAAAAAATATGTTAAGTTACAGTGCGGCCTTTGTTCCTGTAAACCTCCTATTCCTTTCCCTTGGAGCCTTGCTTTATATTTATGCCAGTCAAAATGGAATTTTGTTGCCGGAGCGCACCGACGATGTGTTTCAACATATTGCCATGAATGGCTATTTACCTGCAATTGTAGGTGTTTTGTTTATACTCGGACTCATTGCTGCAGCCTATTCCACGGCCGACTCAGCCCTTACAGCGCTTACCACTTCTTTTCTTATCGACATTTTGGGTGCTGGGCAGATGCCCGAAGCCCGGTTAAAAAGAACCCGCATCATCGTACATTTGGGTATGTCGTTGATGATAGCTTTGATTATTATTGTTTTTAATGCCTTTAACAATGCAAGTGTAATCAGTTCGCTATTTAAGGCTGCAGGCTATACGTACGGTCCCTTATTGGCCATGTTTGCATTTGGAATTTTCAGCAAACGCCAAATACACGAAAAGTATATTCCGGTTTTAGCCATCGCTTCGCCTGTGGCCATGTTCTTTCTGAACAAATATTCTGCTGAATTATTCTGGGGATATAAAATGGGTTTTGAAGTGCTGATCTACAACGCGATTATTGTATTGGCGGGAATGTTTTTTCTGAGTTACCGGAAGGTATAA
- a CDS encoding glycosyltransferase family 4 protein, with the protein MKSTILYIYPTFATFIKRDLDFLSEKFRVITPKHHWGNKQLAAWNFVRQLVFILRYLFRCKAIFVMFGGYWSFLPALLGRMAGKPVYIILGGADCVSFPTIQYGSLRKPLLRTFIRWSYRLCSKLIPVDESLVFSQYQYFEPQHYQFQGYKYHLPKVSTPYEVIYNGFDPVFFSHDISPKRPDSFIAIAAIPDNMRLKLKGIDLLLELAKIYPQCNFTVVGISDQMIERLGKVSENVTLISFLAQKKMKEYLLTSQYVVQLSISEGFPNAICEAMLCGCIPIGSAVGAMPNIISNTGYIMEHSDLKYLQNRFTEILLADEHTRMMLSQTARTRILENFHIDQRKEAFYKLIGS; encoded by the coding sequence ATGAAGTCGACAATACTTTATATTTATCCTACTTTTGCGACCTTCATTAAGCGCGACCTTGATTTTTTGTCAGAGAAATTCAGGGTTATCACGCCAAAGCATCATTGGGGAAACAAACAGCTTGCCGCATGGAATTTTGTAAGGCAGTTGGTGTTTATTCTGCGTTATCTTTTTAGGTGTAAGGCCATTTTTGTAATGTTCGGAGGTTATTGGTCGTTTTTACCCGCCTTGTTGGGTCGAATGGCCGGCAAACCAGTGTACATTATATTAGGTGGTGCCGATTGTGTGTCTTTTCCTACCATTCAATACGGTAGTTTGCGAAAACCTCTGCTCAGAACCTTTATCAGGTGGTCATATCGGTTGTGCAGCAAATTGATACCTGTGGACGAATCGCTTGTCTTCAGCCAATACCAGTATTTCGAACCACAGCATTACCAGTTTCAGGGATATAAATACCATTTACCCAAAGTTTCAACTCCTTATGAGGTTATCTACAATGGCTTTGATCCGGTATTCTTTTCGCACGATATATCTCCCAAACGGCCAGACTCTTTTATTGCGATTGCTGCCATTCCAGATAATATGCGATTGAAACTGAAAGGAATTGACCTGCTTTTAGAACTGGCAAAAATATATCCTCAATGCAATTTTACTGTAGTCGGTATTTCGGACCAAATGATTGAGCGATTAGGAAAGGTATCTGAAAATGTGACCCTTATTTCATTCCTTGCCCAGAAAAAAATGAAAGAATATTTGCTTACCAGTCAATATGTTGTTCAATTATCTATTTCCGAAGGATTTCCGAATGCCATTTGCGAGGCCATGTTATGCGGTTGTATACCAATCGGATCTGCAGTTGGGGCAATGCCGAATATAATATCCAATACTGGCTATATTATGGAGCATTCAGATTTAAAGTATCTACAAAATCGTTTCACAGAAATTCTCCTTGCAGATGAACATACCAGAATGATGCTATCCCAAACAGCACGTACACGTATATTAGAGAATTTTCATATCGACCAAAGAAAAGAGGCATTTTACAAATTAATTGGTTCATAA
- a CDS encoding class I SAM-dependent methyltransferase — protein MSTEKKVENWYNNFASQQIQTGITIRHYKILEYLRLAGLRKSSRVLEIGCGVGTLTELLSQYITRGSMVAVDISTESVEIARKRLSKVKNLEFVVSDIYEFSHSKKFDFIVLPDVLEHVPVEQHRKVFQILAEHMHEQSLLFIHIPHPKALDYIRLHTPEKLQIIDQSLDASTLIENAYANKLVLVNYTPTNLHHTVADYVYMIFRKDYQVNLIALPQIKIIKAKTISRIKFALSKWTGK, from the coding sequence ATGAGTACAGAGAAAAAAGTAGAAAATTGGTATAACAATTTTGCCAGCCAGCAAATACAAACGGGTATTACAATCAGGCATTATAAAATTCTAGAGTATTTACGCCTTGCAGGACTCAGGAAAAGCAGTCGCGTGTTAGAAATTGGTTGCGGCGTGGGTACCCTCACCGAATTGCTTTCACAGTATATTACTAGGGGTAGTATGGTTGCAGTCGATATTAGTACAGAATCGGTTGAAATTGCACGAAAACGCTTATCGAAAGTAAAAAATCTGGAATTTGTTGTTTCTGACATTTATGAATTCAGTCACTCCAAAAAATTTGATTTTATTGTATTACCCGATGTTCTGGAACATGTACCAGTTGAACAACATCGAAAGGTATTTCAGATTTTAGCGGAACATATGCATGAGCAATCATTACTCTTCATTCATATTCCTCATCCGAAAGCATTGGATTACATTCGTTTGCATACTCCTGAAAAGCTGCAGATAATCGATCAGTCGTTGGATGCCAGCACCCTTATTGAAAATGCTTATGCCAACAAGCTTGTGTTGGTAAATTATACCCCCACCAATTTGCATCATACTGTGGCTGATTATGTCTACATGATTTTCAGAAAAGACTATCAGGTAAATTTAATCGCATTGCCACAAATAAAAATAATCAAGGCTAAAACAATCTCGCGGATTAAGTTTGCGCTTTCGAAATGGACAGGCAAGTAA
- the corA gene encoding magnesium/cobalt transporter CorA — translation MNPFGPIKKLQPLHRKKPDPSVFIFTGSKRPEKISIQLFQYNKENCKEKQNLVSSDIENFSRSEYRNWLNIHGLSEPNSIVDICQKFDIHNLVIQDILDVNQRPKFQEFDDFSFLTIKSIVPSDSEIITEQISFILGENFLISFQERKADFFEHLRYRLRNDTGILRQSATDYLLYTMLESILDNYFKTLNKIDSEIDSFNFTDTKKEPSPDTLKLIENHKKFVHFIKKSIFPIKEFTLQLEREEKQFIDKKNIKYFLEIKDLCLTLLDSCDMIQASLESNTNLFFSVQGYRMNQLISTLTIVSTIFIPLTFIAGIYGMNFANMPELKWKYGYAAAWLLMGSTFTAMVFYLRKKGGFNRSNF, via the coding sequence ATGAATCCTTTTGGACCCATAAAAAAGCTTCAACCTCTTCATAGAAAGAAACCAGACCCGAGTGTATTTATTTTTACCGGGTCCAAGAGACCTGAAAAAATTAGCATTCAGCTGTTTCAATACAATAAAGAAAATTGCAAGGAAAAGCAAAACCTGGTTTCCTCGGATATTGAAAATTTTAGCCGTAGCGAGTATCGCAATTGGCTCAATATACATGGATTAAGCGAACCGAATTCAATTGTTGATATTTGCCAAAAGTTTGATATTCACAATCTTGTCATACAAGATATTTTAGATGTCAACCAAAGACCAAAATTTCAGGAATTTGATGATTTCTCCTTCTTAACTATTAAATCAATCGTTCCATCTGATAGTGAAATTATTACAGAGCAAATAAGCTTTATCCTGGGAGAAAACTTTTTAATATCTTTTCAGGAACGGAAAGCCGATTTTTTTGAACATTTAAGGTATAGGCTTCGAAATGATACTGGTATTCTCAGGCAAAGTGCTACCGACTATCTGCTTTACACCATGTTGGAATCCATACTCGATAATTATTTTAAAACGCTCAATAAAATAGACAGTGAAATAGATAGTTTTAACTTTACTGATACCAAAAAGGAACCTTCTCCTGATACCTTAAAGCTGATTGAAAATCACAAGAAATTTGTTCATTTTATTAAAAAATCCATTTTTCCGATTAAGGAGTTTACATTACAACTCGAAAGGGAAGAAAAACAGTTCATCGATAAAAAGAATATTAAATATTTTCTTGAAATCAAAGACTTATGCTTGACCTTGCTGGATAGTTGCGATATGATTCAAGCTTCTTTGGAAAGTAACACAAACCTATTCTTTTCAGTTCAGGGTTATAGAATGAATCAGTTAATCAGCACTCTAACCATCGTATCCACTATTTTTATTCCCTTAACATTTATTGCGGGTATCTATGGGATGAATTTTGCCAACATGCCCGAATTGAAATGGAAATATGGTTATGCCGCTGCTTGGTTATTGATGGGTTCTACCTTTACGGCAATGGTATTCTACTTAAGAAAAAAAGGTGGTTTTAACCGTAGTAATTTTTAG
- the mscL gene encoding large-conductance mechanosensitive channel protein MscL — MVSEFKAFAMKGNVIDMAVGIIIGAAFGKIVSSLVSDIIMPPLGLVIGGVDFKDLQFVMKEAVDGNPAVSLNYGNFLQVTFDFLIVAFAIFMVIKAMNAAKKKEEAAPAAPPAPSKEEILLTEIRDLLKK; from the coding sequence ATTGTGAGCGAATTTAAAGCCTTTGCCATGAAAGGTAATGTAATTGACATGGCCGTGGGTATCATTATCGGTGCTGCTTTTGGAAAGATTGTAAGTTCCCTTGTCAGTGATATCATCATGCCTCCCCTGGGTTTGGTAATTGGTGGTGTCGATTTTAAAGACTTACAATTTGTGATGAAGGAGGCTGTAGATGGAAATCCTGCTGTGAGCCTTAACTATGGTAACTTCCTTCAAGTAACTTTTGATTTTCTGATTGTAGCTTTTGCCATTTTTATGGTGATTAAGGCAATGAATGCTGCCAAGAAAAAAGAAGAAGCTGCTCCAGCTGCCCCTCCGGCTCCTTCCAAAGAAGAGATCTTGCTTACCGAAATCCGCGATCTTCTTAAGAAATAA
- a CDS encoding DNA alkylation repair protein: protein MKKILDAMRQELTMLADDNTRISGERFFKEAVNLYGVKTAIVTALGKKYFNEVGHLPKQEVFLLCEELWKSNYMEESFIACNWSYAMKMQFAPDDFEIFRRWIDTYVSNWASCDTFCNHTLGEFIIRYPSYLASLKEFTLSENRWMRRAAAVSLIVPARKGMFLSEIIDISDSLLLDKDDLVQKGYGWMLKVASQVYQQAIFDYVMKNKTLMPRTALRYAIEKMPADLKAIAMRK from the coding sequence ATGAAGAAAATACTTGATGCCATGAGGCAAGAGCTTACAATGCTTGCCGACGATAATACCCGAATTTCAGGAGAACGTTTTTTTAAGGAAGCAGTTAATTTATATGGCGTTAAAACAGCAATAGTAACCGCTTTAGGTAAGAAGTATTTTAACGAGGTCGGGCACTTGCCAAAACAAGAAGTGTTTTTGTTATGCGAAGAATTGTGGAAATCGAACTACATGGAAGAATCGTTTATTGCCTGCAATTGGTCTTATGCGATGAAAATGCAGTTTGCACCTGATGATTTCGAAATCTTCAGAAGGTGGATTGATACCTATGTTTCGAACTGGGCTTCCTGCGATACCTTTTGTAACCACACCCTTGGCGAGTTCATAATAAGATATCCTTCATACCTTGCATCACTCAAAGAGTTTACTCTATCAGAAAACAGATGGATGCGAAGGGCGGCAGCTGTTTCTTTGATTGTGCCGGCCAGAAAAGGCATGTTTTTAAGCGAAATAATCGACATTTCCGATAGCTTGCTGCTTGATAAAGACGATCTGGTGCAGAAAGGTTATGGCTGGATGCTGAAGGTGGCCAGTCAGGTATATCAGCAAGCTATTTTCGATTATGTGATGAAGAATAAGACCCTTATGCCCCGAACAGCACTAAGGTATGCCATCGAAAAAATGCCTGCAGATCTCAAAGCCATAGCAATGCGAAAATAG
- a CDS encoding helix-turn-helix transcriptional regulator: MQTTDYKRLEDLENKYFGEMGTPEREEYEFDLKMELIGEKIKQLRIQNNLTQSQLGELIGVKRSQISKLEHGNHSASVSTIMKVFQAMKAKVRLRIETDDYFEFAF; the protein is encoded by the coding sequence ATGCAAACAACAGATTATAAAAGACTTGAGGATTTAGAAAATAAGTACTTTGGAGAAATGGGAACTCCTGAGCGAGAAGAATATGAGTTTGATTTGAAAATGGAATTGATTGGAGAAAAAATTAAACAATTACGGATTCAAAATAACTTGACACAATCACAGCTTGGAGAACTGATTGGTGTGAAACGTTCCCAGATTTCAAAATTGGAGCATGGAAACCATAGTGCCTCTGTTTCAACTATAATGAAAGTCTTCCAAGCAATGAAAGCAAAAGTTAGATTGCGGATTGAGACGGATGATTATTTTGAATTTGCTTTTTAA
- a CDS encoding type II toxin-antitoxin system RelE/ParE family toxin: MVKPIEVILLPEADKFVENIEVSARKKLFYAIRKTKMRFYGDWFEKLKSSKDIFEFRVKDSNKFFRLFAFWDSSGDSETLIVCTHGLIKKTNKTPKQDIEKAEMIKEKYFKGLLKNS, encoded by the coding sequence ATGGTCAAGCCGATTGAAGTAATACTTTTACCTGAGGCAGATAAATTCGTTGAAAATATTGAGGTATCTGCAAGAAAGAAGCTATTCTATGCGATTCGTAAAACGAAAATGCGGTTCTATGGAGATTGGTTTGAGAAATTGAAAAGCTCGAAAGATATCTTTGAATTTCGAGTAAAAGATAGCAATAAGTTTTTTCGACTTTTTGCATTTTGGGATAGTTCGGGTGATTCAGAAACATTGATTGTTTGTACACATGGATTGATTAAAAAAACAAACAAAACTCCCAAACAGGATATAGAAAAAGCTGAAATGATAAAAGAAAAATATTTCAAAGGATTATTAAAAAACTCGTGA
- a CDS encoding TlpA family protein disulfide reductase: protein MRAFCFLLISLLAISLPAQEEDDPGYLVSIGQLAPDFEMQLTTGEVLRLYDMRGKIVMLQFTASWCGVCRQEMPFIENEIWQPLKTNPHFALFGIDRDEPLEKVIWFSEKTQITYPLSLDPGAAIFQLYAEKEAGVTRNVIVGADGRILYLTRLFNREEFDAMKEVIFEEVAALKGE from the coding sequence ATGCGAGCATTTTGCTTTCTATTGATAAGCCTTTTGGCTATAAGTTTACCGGCACAAGAAGAGGATGACCCGGGTTACCTGGTTAGCATTGGCCAGCTGGCACCGGATTTTGAGATGCAACTCACAACAGGCGAAGTACTGAGGCTATACGATATGAGAGGAAAAATTGTAATGCTTCAATTTACAGCCAGTTGGTGCGGCGTTTGTCGGCAGGAGATGCCTTTTATTGAAAACGAAATATGGCAGCCATTGAAGACGAACCCACATTTTGCACTGTTTGGCATTGACCGCGATGAACCGCTAGAAAAAGTAATATGGTTTTCCGAAAAAACACAAATTACCTATCCTCTCTCGCTCGACCCCGGGGCTGCAATCTTTCAGCTATATGCCGAAAAAGAGGCTGGCGTTACACGAAATGTCATTGTCGGTGCCGATGGCCGAATACTCTATCTTACCCGCCTTTTTAACCGCGAAGAATTTGATGCGATGAAAGAAGTAATTTTTGAAGAAGTAGCTGCATTGAAGGGAGAATAA
- the ssb gene encoding single-stranded DNA-binding protein: MKDLKNKVQLIGHLGGDPEVKQLENGKKMARFSLATNQMYFDQKGEKVEDTQWHNIVAWGKDAELVEKFLAKGSYVTLEGRLVYRSYEDKQGQKRTITEIVLNDLLLPPKNS, from the coding sequence ATGAAAGACTTGAAAAACAAAGTACAATTAATCGGCCATTTAGGCGGTGATCCTGAAGTGAAACAACTGGAAAATGGGAAAAAAATGGCCAGGTTCAGTTTGGCAACCAATCAGATGTATTTCGACCAAAAAGGCGAAAAAGTAGAAGACACCCAATGGCATAACATAGTAGCCTGGGGCAAGGACGCTGAGCTTGTGGAGAAATTTCTTGCAAAAGGTTCGTATGTTACCCTCGAGGGTAGGCTGGTGTACCGCAGTTACGAAGACAAACAGGGACAAAAACGTACCATAACCGAAATTGTGTTGAACGACTTGCTTTTACCTCCGAAGAATTCCTGA
- a CDS encoding 2-oxoacid:acceptor oxidoreductase family protein produces MNEEIIIAGFGGQGVLSMGKIMAYSGIMQHLEVAWMPSYGPEMRGGTANVTVILSESRISSPILNAFDTAIILNQQSLDKFEKKVKPGGLMLYDTNGITRHPGRADIKIYKIEAAAEAARMSNLKVFNMIVLGAYLKITNFLEFDHVVEGLEQSLPKRYHNTIPANTAAIKRGMEIVEPYQVLVS; encoded by the coding sequence ATGAACGAAGAAATAATCATAGCAGGTTTTGGCGGACAAGGAGTATTGTCGATGGGGAAAATTATGGCCTACTCGGGCATTATGCAACACCTCGAAGTAGCCTGGATGCCCTCTTATGGTCCCGAAATGCGCGGAGGAACAGCCAACGTAACTGTTATTCTGAGCGAATCGCGCATCAGCTCGCCCATTCTCAATGCCTTCGATACAGCCATCATCCTAAACCAGCAATCGCTCGATAAGTTCGAGAAGAAAGTTAAACCGGGTGGTCTGATGCTCTACGATACCAACGGCATTACCCGCCACCCCGGGCGCGCCGACATTAAAATTTACAAAATTGAAGCAGCGGCAGAAGCGGCCCGCATGAGCAATTTAAAAGTATTTAATATGATTGTACTCGGTGCTTATCTGAAAATCACCAACTTCCTGGAATTCGACCATGTAGTGGAAGGCCTTGAACAATCGTTGCCCAAACGTTACCATAACACCATACCTGCCAATACCGCAGCCATAAAGCGCGGGATGGAAATTGTGGAACCCTACCAGGTATTAGTTTCCTGA
- a CDS encoding 2-oxoglutarate oxidoreductase — MDINTIIKPENLVYKRTECLTDRTLSYCPGCGHGVIHRIAMEVVEELGIQQDTIGVASVGCSVLAYDFMDIDMTQSPHGRATAVATGIKRCWPDKFVFTYQGDGDLAAIGTAETIHTCNRGENITIIFVNNGIYGMTGGQMAPTTLPGMRSSTSPYGRDVELMGNPIKMTELVAQLPGTYYATRQSVHKPANVRKAKMAIKKAFENQRLKKGTSIVEIVSNCNSGWKMTPVESNKWMEENMFPFYPLGDIKVDGQLVTKQ, encoded by the coding sequence ATGGACATTAATACAATTATAAAACCCGAAAACCTCGTGTACAAGCGTACCGAGTGCCTCACCGACCGCACCCTTAGCTATTGCCCTGGTTGCGGGCATGGAGTAATTCACCGTATTGCCATGGAGGTGGTAGAAGAACTGGGCATTCAACAAGATACCATCGGAGTTGCATCGGTAGGTTGTTCGGTACTGGCCTACGACTTTATGGATATCGACATGACCCAGTCGCCTCATGGCAGGGCAACCGCTGTGGCAACCGGTATAAAACGCTGCTGGCCCGATAAATTTGTATTTACTTACCAGGGCGATGGCGACCTTGCTGCCATTGGCACTGCAGAAACCATACATACTTGCAACAGGGGCGAGAACATTACCATTATTTTTGTAAACAATGGCATCTATGGAATGACAGGCGGACAAATGGCGCCTACTACCCTTCCCGGGATGAGATCATCCACAAGTCCTTATGGCCGAGATGTAGAGCTGATGGGAAACCCTATTAAAATGACCGAGCTGGTTGCCCAATTGCCAGGCACTTATTATGCTACCCGACAGTCGGTTCATAAACCTGCCAACGTACGTAAGGCGAAAATGGCCATTAAAAAGGCCTTCGAAAACCAAAGACTTAAAAAAGGAACTTCCATAGTCGAGATCGTATCGAACTGCAATTCTGGATGGAAAATGACACCCGTCGAATCGAACAAATGGATGGAAGAAAACATGTTCCCTTTTTACCCGCTTGGCGATATTAAAGTAGATGGTCAGCTGGTAACCAAACAATAG
- a CDS encoding 3-methyl-2-oxobutanoate dehydrogenase subunit VorB produces MGELKLMKGNEAVAEAAIRAGADAYFGYPITPQSEVMEYLALQQPHKRTGMVLLQAESEIAAINMVYGAASTGKRAFTSSSSPGISLKQEGISYMAGAELPCLILNVVRGGPGLGTIQPSQADYFQSTKGGGHGDYHLIVLAPASVQEMSDFVKLGFELAEKYRNPAMILSDGVIGQMMEKVELFEQQPRKTAFNEPWMVTGKSNNREKRVVTSLDLDPVKMEKHNYDLIEKYKTIREKEVRFEEIQCDDAEYILVAYGSSARICQKAVELAREEGIKVGLFRPITLYPFPEKAIGMLAQRVKGFLSVELSAGQMVEDVRLAVNGKVPVSHYGRLGGMIHSPEQVLCAIHEFLVR; encoded by the coding sequence ATGGGAGAATTAAAACTAATGAAAGGCAACGAAGCTGTTGCCGAAGCAGCTATTCGGGCCGGAGCCGATGCCTATTTCGGTTACCCCATAACTCCACAGTCTGAAGTAATGGAATATTTGGCTCTTCAGCAACCCCACAAGCGCACCGGCATGGTGCTGCTTCAGGCCGAAAGTGAAATTGCCGCCATTAATATGGTATACGGTGCTGCCAGCACAGGAAAAAGAGCATTTACATCCTCTTCAAGCCCCGGAATAAGTTTGAAACAAGAAGGCATCTCGTACATGGCAGGAGCCGAATTACCCTGTCTGATACTCAATGTAGTACGCGGGGGTCCCGGCCTAGGCACCATTCAACCATCTCAGGCCGATTATTTTCAGTCGACCAAAGGAGGTGGACATGGCGATTACCATCTGATCGTACTGGCTCCTGCTTCTGTTCAGGAAATGTCTGATTTTGTGAAACTTGGCTTTGAATTGGCAGAAAAATACCGCAACCCGGCCATGATCTTGTCCGATGGCGTGATTGGCCAAATGATGGAAAAAGTAGAGCTATTCGAGCAACAACCCCGTAAAACCGCCTTCAACGAGCCATGGATGGTTACAGGTAAATCCAACAACAGAGAAAAAAGGGTTGTTACCTCGCTCGACCTCGATCCGGTTAAAATGGAAAAGCATAATTACGACCTCATTGAAAAATACAAAACCATTCGCGAGAAGGAAGTGCGCTTCGAAGAAATACAATGCGACGATGCCGAATATATTCTGGTAGCCTATGGTTCCTCAGCCCGTATTTGCCAGAAAGCTGTTGAGCTGGCTCGGGAAGAAGGCATTAAGGTTGGCCTGTTCAGGCCCATTACCCTTTATCCTTTCCCGGAAAAGGCTATTGGCATGCTGGCACAAAGGGTGAAAGGATTTTTATCCGTAGAACTGAGTGCCGGACAGATGGTAGAAGATGTGCGACTGGCTGTAAACGGCAAAGTACCCGTATCGCACTATGGACGATTGGGCGGAATGATTCATTCGCCCGAACAGGTTTTATGCGCTATTCACGAATTTTTAGTAAGGTAG